The Chitinophagales bacterium genome has a segment encoding these proteins:
- a CDS encoding gliding motility lipoprotein GldH, protein MKTILFAFVAVLLLFTACKDKYYYSDYQSIKNQSWLIKDTLTFSKTIEQPSNTPHQILLSVRHDKDFEFSNLWLQVDVSYNGKTASKKQEVVLYNKLGKPFGKCTGSICTQTIPIVNNISFDKKGIVQIKITQLMRKNPIENIKDIGVIIE, encoded by the coding sequence ATGAAAACTATTTTGTTTGCTTTTGTTGCTGTTTTATTGTTGTTTACTGCTTGTAAAGATAAATATTATTATAGTGATTATCAATCTATAAAAAATCAAAGTTGGCTAATAAAAGATACATTGACATTTAGCAAAACTATTGAACAACCAAGCAATACACCACATCAAATATTATTAAGCGTAAGACATGATAAAGATTTTGAGTTTAGCAATTTATGGTTACAAGTTGATGTTAGCTATAATGGAAAAACAGCATCAAAAAAACAAGAAGTGGTTTTATATAATAAACTAGGCAAACCTTTTGGTAAATGTACTGGTAGTATTTGCACGCAAACGATTCCTATTGTAAACAATATTTCGTTTGATAAAAAAGGAATTGTCCAAATAAAAATCACACAATTAATGCGAAAAAATCCAATTGAAAACATAAAAGATATTGGCGTTATTATTGAATAA
- a CDS encoding glycosyltransferase, which translates to MSNPNTLYLSYDGMTDALGQSQVLPYLVGLSKHYNITLVSFEKKDNFEKNKNTIQQIVDANNISWIPLNYTKQPPVLSTVYDVYRLKKIVFQLIKEKNIQIIHCRSYITALIGLQAKQQLGTKFIFDMRGFWADERVDGKLWNLKNPVYKKVYDYFKKKEIEFLQHADYSISLTHNAKNEILSWKKFKNNPIKIQVIPCCVDMDLFNPNKIVEAEKITWKSKLNISNDDFVLSYLGSVGTWYMLDEMMQFFVLFLKQYPNAKFLFINKDEKEKIIACATKHGVADKIVVQGANRNEVATILSLSQLSVFFILPAYSKKASSPTKQGEIMAMQIPLVCNANVGDTDFVVEKYNSGIIVDDFSTMEQIIKKELNRILQINDLAYLRVGAEDYFSLEKGIENYLKVYHTVLE; encoded by the coding sequence ATGAGTAATCCTAACACGCTTTACCTTTCTTATGATGGCATGACAGATGCTTTAGGTCAGTCGCAAGTATTGCCTTATTTGGTTGGTTTGAGTAAACACTATAATATTACACTCGTTAGTTTTGAAAAAAAAGACAACTTTGAAAAAAATAAAAATACCATTCAACAAATAGTTGATGCAAATAATATTTCGTGGATTCCATTAAATTATACCAAGCAACCACCAGTTTTATCTACTGTTTATGATGTTTATCGATTAAAAAAAATAGTATTTCAACTCATAAAAGAAAAAAATATACAAATTATTCATTGTAGAAGTTATATTACAGCATTGATTGGTTTACAAGCAAAACAACAATTAGGCACAAAGTTTATTTTTGATATGCGTGGATTTTGGGCTGATGAAAGAGTGGATGGCAAACTGTGGAATCTTAAGAATCCAGTATATAAAAAAGTATATGATTATTTCAAAAAGAAAGAAATAGAATTTTTACAACACGCAGATTATTCCATAAGTTTAACACATAATGCAAAAAACGAAATTTTATCGTGGAAAAAATTTAAAAACAATCCAATAAAAATTCAAGTTATTCCTTGTTGTGTTGATATGGATTTGTTTAATCCAAATAAAATAGTAGAAGCAGAGAAAATAACTTGGAAATCAAAACTAAATATTTCTAATGATGATTTCGTTTTGTCTTATTTAGGTTCTGTTGGTACTTGGTATATGCTCGATGAAATGATGCAGTTTTTTGTACTGTTTTTAAAGCAATATCCTAATGCAAAATTTTTATTCATCAATAAAGATGAAAAAGAAAAAATTATTGCTTGTGCGACAAAGCATGGCGTAGCAGACAAAATTGTAGTTCAAGGTGCAAATAGAAATGAAGTGGCTACTATATTGAGTTTGTCACAATTGTCTGTCTTTTTTATTTTGCCAGCGTATTCTAAAAAAGCAAGTTCGCCAACTAAGCAAGGCGAAATTATGGCAATGCAAATTCCTTTGGTGTGTAATGCAAATGTTGGCGATACTGATTTTGTTGTAGAAAAATACAATTCAGGAATTATTGTTGATGATTTTTCTACTATGGAACAAATCATTAAAAAAGAGCTAAATCGTATATTGCAAATAAACGATTTAGCTTATTTAAGAGTTGGTGCTGAAGATTATTTTTCACTTGAAAAAGGAATTGAAAACTATTTGAAAGTATACCATACAGTTTTAGAGTAA
- a CDS encoding peroxiredoxin — translation MGLATVGQQFPKFKKTAVVSLEKGKEFQEIDNSIHTKDGKWMVVFFWPKDFTFVCPTEIAEFNKNAGEFADRDTVLIGGSTDSEFVHHAWRVHHDDLRDLKFPMLADTSKSLSRELGILTEGEEVCYRATFIVDPQGIIRWVAVNDLSVGRNVHEVIRVLDALQTDELCPCNWEKGQDTLKV, via the coding sequence ATGGGATTAGCAACAGTAGGACAACAATTTCCTAAATTTAAAAAAACAGCAGTAGTAAGCTTAGAAAAAGGAAAAGAATTTCAAGAAATAGACAACAGCATTCACACTAAAGATGGCAAATGGATGGTGGTTTTCTTTTGGCCAAAAGATTTTACTTTCGTATGTCCAACAGAAATAGCAGAGTTTAACAAAAATGCTGGCGAATTTGCAGATAGAGATACTGTGTTAATTGGAGGAAGCACAGACAGCGAATTTGTACACCATGCTTGGAGAGTACATCACGATGATTTAAGAGATCTTAAATTTCCTATGTTGGCAGATACTTCTAAATCGTTATCAAGAGAATTAGGTATTTTAACAGAAGGCGAAGAAGTTTGTTATAGAGCAACTTTTATAGTAGATCCACAAGGCATTATTCGTTGGGTGGCAGTAAACGATTTATCTGTTGGTAGAAATGTACACGAAGTAATTAGAGTATTAGATGCATTACAAACAGACGAATTATGTCCATGTAATTGGGAAAAAGGACAAGACACTTTAAAAGTGTAG
- a CDS encoding DNA starvation/stationary phase protection protein yields the protein MNTTALLNQLLSDYQIHYQNLRGFHWNIKGPKFFELHAKFEELYNDAQLKIDEIAERILTLKGRPLHSFSDYTEHANLKEVKNVSEAQQCMQCIVENMSYLVTLQNQILEQAASVDDKGTEDMMTQYIAFHEKTLWMFNAWLG from the coding sequence ATGAACACAACAGCACTACTCAATCAATTATTATCTGATTATCAAATACATTATCAAAACTTAAGAGGTTTTCATTGGAATATAAAAGGCCCTAAATTTTTTGAATTACATGCAAAATTTGAAGAACTATACAACGATGCACAATTAAAAATAGACGAAATAGCAGAACGAATACTAACATTAAAAGGACGACCACTACACTCTTTTTCTGATTATACAGAACATGCAAACTTAAAAGAGGTTAAAAATGTGTCAGAAGCACAACAGTGTATGCAATGTATTGTTGAAAATATGTCTTATTTAGTAACTTTGCAGAACCAAATTTTGGAACAGGCAGCAAGTGTTGACGACAAAGGAACTGAAGACATGATGACACAATACATTGCATTCCACGAAAAAACACTGTGGATGTTTAATGCTTGGTTAGGATAA
- a CDS encoding murein L,D-transpeptidase catalytic domain family protein produces MLGSDTDVDLTASTVNITTNVPQITVFSLDEDVASEEKQANLIDEFTQKFNYINKEAIIQGLKGYAYLCEHHKVNNSQYLTIVDFSKASTEERLFIIDVKKQKLVLKSLVAHGKNSGDNYATKFSNEPSSYQSSLGFYVTAETYNGSKGYSLRLDGLEANFNSNARSRGVVVHGANYVSKAFAQANGRLGRSQGCPALPIETNQKIINIVKGGSCFFIYHPTNTYEKQSAILKKTNETTAMAVLDSLQRI; encoded by the coding sequence ATGCTTGGTAGCGACACCGATGTAGACTTAACAGCATCTACAGTAAACATAACAACAAATGTGCCACAAATAACAGTCTTTTCTTTAGATGAAGATGTCGCTTCAGAAGAAAAACAAGCCAACTTAATAGACGAGTTTACACAAAAATTCAATTATATCAATAAAGAAGCAATAATTCAAGGATTAAAAGGATATGCTTATTTATGCGAGCATCATAAAGTAAACAATAGTCAATATTTAACCATTGTTGATTTTAGCAAAGCATCTACCGAAGAAAGGTTATTTATAATTGATGTAAAAAAACAAAAATTAGTATTAAAAAGTTTAGTAGCACATGGTAAAAACTCTGGCGATAACTATGCTACAAAATTCTCAAACGAACCAAGCTCTTATCAATCTAGTTTAGGATTTTATGTAACAGCAGAAACTTATAATGGTAGCAAAGGTTACTCATTAAGACTAGATGGATTAGAAGCTAACTTTAACAGCAATGCAAGAAGCAGAGGCGTAGTAGTTCATGGGGCAAATTATGTAAGTAAAGCATTCGCTCAAGCCAATGGTCGTTTAGGCAGAAGTCAAGGATGTCCAGCATTACCAATAGAAACCAATCAAAAAATCATCAATATTGTAAAAGGAGGATCGTGTTTCTTCATCTATCATCCAACCAACACCTACGAAAAGCAATCAGCCATACTTAAAAAGACCAACGAAACAACAGCAATGGCAGTATTAGATAGCTTACAGAGAATTTAA
- a CDS encoding acyl-CoA thioesterase: protein MTLEERINNSETRIFKAVFPNITNNYDTLFGGTAMQLMDEVAFITATRFSRKKCVTVATDKIEFKQAIPAGTIIELKGKVSKIGNTSLEVKVEIFIEQMYAEHREKAISGIFTFVAIDDNKKPIKIIEL, encoded by the coding sequence ATGACATTAGAAGAAAGAATCAACAACTCAGAAACACGAATTTTTAAAGCAGTTTTTCCAAATATTACCAATAACTACGATACTTTATTTGGTGGAACTGCTATGCAATTAATGGACGAAGTGGCTTTTATTACGGCTACTCGTTTTTCAAGAAAAAAATGCGTAACCGTAGCTACAGATAAAATTGAATTTAAACAAGCAATTCCAGCAGGAACCATTATTGAACTGAAAGGTAAAGTGAGCAAAATTGGCAACACCAGTTTAGAAGTAAAAGTAGAAATATTTATAGAACAAATGTATGCCGAACACAGAGAAAAAGCCATTAGTGGTATTTTTACTTTTGTAGCCATTGACGACAACAAAAAACCAATTAAAATTATTGAGTTATAG
- a CDS encoding glycosyltransferase family 2 protein: MKIGIVTITYNSAKVIDGFLNSTLNQTHTNFILYIIDNISKDNTLEIINQYQDERIKIIANQKNVGVAAGNNQGIKQALQDNCNYILIINNDVEFEYTMFEKLLFQMQALDCSLIAPKMMYHPETHLIWWAGTHFNKYNGNKTKHIGIQEEDKGQYDTICQVDYAPTACVLLKKEVIDDVGLMDEKYFAYYDDTDFFYRIYKQKKHLLFYYPFIQFYHKVGGLSNMRKGTAQKFKFNDFYIHLVTRNFVYYLRKQNTVWSWLNIFIFYFREHLRFFFSGKYRVNFKTFKLLNISFFEGFKL, translated from the coding sequence ATGAAAATTGGTATTGTTACCATAACTTACAATAGTGCAAAAGTAATTGATGGCTTCTTAAACAGTACGCTTAATCAAACACATACTAATTTTATATTGTACATCATCGATAATATTTCTAAAGACAATACACTAGAAATCATCAACCAATACCAAGACGAAAGAATTAAAATCATTGCCAATCAAAAAAATGTTGGCGTAGCAGCAGGCAATAATCAAGGCATTAAACAAGCATTACAAGATAATTGTAACTATATACTCATTATCAACAACGATGTAGAATTTGAATATACTATGTTTGAAAAACTATTGTTTCAAATGCAAGCATTAGATTGTTCGCTCATCGCACCAAAAATGATGTATCATCCAGAAACGCATTTAATTTGGTGGGCAGGAACGCATTTTAACAAATACAATGGCAATAAAACCAAACACATTGGCATTCAAGAAGAAGATAAAGGTCAGTACGATACTATTTGCCAAGTAGACTATGCACCAACGGCTTGTGTATTGCTAAAAAAAGAAGTGATTGATGATGTTGGATTAATGGACGAAAAATATTTTGCTTACTACGACGATACCGATTTCTTTTATAGAATTTACAAGCAAAAAAAACACTTGCTATTCTACTATCCATTCATACAATTTTATCATAAAGTAGGCGGATTATCCAACATGCGAAAAGGCACAGCACAAAAATTCAAATTCAACGATTTTTATATTCACTTAGTAACTAGAAATTTTGTTTATTATCTAAGAAAACAAAACACGGTTTGGTCTTGGTTAAATATATTTATTTTTTATTTTAGAGAACATTTAAGATTCTTTTTTAGTGGAAAATATCGTGTTAATTTCAAGACTTTCAAGTTGTTAAATATTTCATTTTTTGAAGGATTTAAATTATAG
- the metH gene encoding methionine synthase, whose translation MTNHATLKLSGLEPLIATEQSNFINVGERTNVTGSKVFLRMIKEDRFDDALSVALEQVKGGAQVLDINMDEGMIDGKESMVKFLNLIAAEPEIAKIPIMIDSSKWEIIEAGLKCIQGKGIVNSISLKNGEEEFIHQAKLVKKYGAAVVVMAFDEAGQADSYERRIEICKRSYDILVNRVHFNPHDIIFDPNIFPVATGMDEHRNNAIDFFRATKWIRENLKGAHVSGGVSNVSFSFRGNNVVREAMHTAFLYHGIQHGMDMGIVNPSMIEVYDNIDKTLLEYVEDVLLNRKDDATERLLDYAEKVKGNVKKKEEDLSWRNQTVQKRLEYALVKGIVEFIDEDTEEARQAYARPLEVIEGPLMDGMNIVGDLFGAGKMFLPQVVKSARVMKKAVAILQPYIEAEKEEGASQKLGKILLATVKGDVHDIGKNIVGVVLACNNFEVIDLGVMIPCEQILAEAEKQQVDIIGLSGLITPSLDEMVFVAKEMERKGMKTPLLIGGATTSKMHTAVKIEPNYSGATLHILDASRSVPVSTALVSKGDQKEKLLAETKAEYEQMRLRHKNKANVKDYIAIDAARNNKIQIDWQNYTPPKPSFLGVKYFKEYDLSVLRNYIDWTPFFSSWELHGKYPNILSDKVVGVEAKKLFADANALLDKMINEKWLIANAAIGFFEANSIVDDIEIKHNDENIMLHHLRQQLKKASHLPNNCLSDFIAPKDQNKTDYIGAFAVTSGIGIEKWIQYFKDLNDDYNAIMLKALADRLAEAFAEHMHERVRKEFWAYDKAETLSNDELIKEKYQGIRPAPGYPACPDHTEKITLFELLDAKSNVAIELTEHMAMYPASSVSGWYFSHPESKYFGVGSISKDQLEDYAKRKDISVEKMERWLSSNLNY comes from the coding sequence ATGACAAATCACGCTACTTTAAAACTGTCTGGTTTAGAACCATTAATTGCAACGGAGCAATCTAATTTTATAAATGTTGGCGAAAGAACCAATGTTACTGGTTCCAAAGTGTTTCTTAGAATGATTAAAGAAGATCGTTTCGACGATGCTTTGTCGGTTGCTTTAGAACAAGTAAAAGGTGGTGCTCAGGTTTTAGATATAAACATGGATGAAGGCATGATTGATGGTAAAGAATCTATGGTGAAGTTTTTAAACTTAATTGCTGCCGAACCAGAAATTGCCAAAATTCCTATTATGATAGATTCTTCTAAATGGGAAATTATTGAAGCTGGATTAAAGTGCATACAAGGAAAAGGCATTGTCAATTCTATTAGCTTAAAAAATGGAGAGGAAGAGTTCATTCATCAAGCAAAATTGGTTAAAAAATATGGTGCTGCTGTTGTAGTCATGGCTTTTGATGAAGCTGGTCAAGCAGATTCTTACGAAAGAAGAATAGAAATCTGTAAAAGAAGCTATGATATTTTAGTTAATCGAGTGCATTTTAATCCACACGATATTATTTTCGACCCAAATATATTTCCAGTAGCAACAGGAATGGACGAACATAGAAACAATGCCATTGATTTTTTTAGAGCTACAAAATGGATAAGAGAGAATCTAAAAGGAGCTCATGTTAGTGGAGGCGTTAGTAATGTGTCTTTTTCTTTTAGAGGAAACAATGTTGTACGAGAAGCAATGCATACGGCTTTCTTATATCATGGCATACAACACGGAATGGATATGGGTATTGTCAATCCTTCTATGATAGAAGTCTATGACAACATTGACAAAACACTATTAGAATATGTTGAAGATGTATTACTCAACAGAAAAGATGATGCTACAGAACGATTGTTAGACTACGCCGAAAAAGTAAAAGGCAATGTTAAAAAGAAAGAAGAAGATTTGTCGTGGAGAAACCAAACGGTTCAAAAAAGATTAGAATATGCTTTGGTAAAAGGAATTGTAGAGTTTATTGATGAAGATACCGAAGAAGCAAGACAAGCATATGCTAGACCATTAGAAGTGATTGAAGGACCATTAATGGATGGAATGAATATTGTTGGCGATTTATTTGGTGCTGGAAAAATGTTCTTGCCACAAGTGGTAAAGAGTGCCAGAGTAATGAAAAAAGCAGTAGCTATTCTTCAACCATATATCGAAGCAGAAAAAGAAGAAGGTGCTTCGCAGAAATTAGGTAAAATATTATTAGCAACAGTTAAAGGCGATGTTCACGATATTGGCAAAAATATTGTAGGTGTAGTATTGGCTTGTAATAATTTTGAAGTGATTGATTTAGGTGTGATGATTCCTTGCGAACAAATCTTAGCCGAAGCAGAAAAACAGCAAGTAGATATTATTGGTTTGAGTGGTTTAATTACACCTTCTTTAGATGAAATGGTTTTTGTTGCGAAAGAAATGGAGCGAAAAGGCATGAAAACACCTTTGCTAATTGGTGGTGCTACTACTTCTAAAATGCATACTGCTGTAAAAATCGAGCCAAACTATTCTGGTGCTACACTTCATATTTTAGATGCTTCTAGAAGTGTGCCTGTTTCTACAGCTTTGGTGTCTAAAGGTGATCAAAAAGAAAAATTACTAGCAGAAACTAAAGCAGAATATGAGCAAATGCGACTCAGACATAAAAACAAAGCCAATGTAAAAGACTATATTGCTATTGACGCTGCTAGAAATAATAAAATTCAAATAGATTGGCAAAACTATACGCCACCAAAACCAAGTTTTTTGGGTGTAAAATATTTTAAAGAATACGATTTATCGGTACTTAGAAATTATATTGATTGGACACCTTTCTTTTCTTCTTGGGAATTGCACGGAAAATATCCAAATATATTATCAGATAAAGTTGTAGGTGTAGAAGCTAAAAAGTTATTTGCAGATGCCAATGCTCTATTAGATAAAATGATTAATGAAAAATGGTTGATTGCCAATGCTGCTATTGGTTTTTTTGAAGCCAATAGTATTGTAGATGATATTGAAATCAAACACAATGATGAAAATATTATGCTACATCATTTAAGACAACAATTAAAAAAAGCTAGTCATTTGCCAAATAATTGCCTAAGCGATTTTATAGCACCAAAAGACCAAAACAAAACAGATTATATTGGTGCTTTTGCTGTAACTTCTGGTATTGGAATTGAAAAATGGATACAGTATTTTAAAGACTTAAACGACGATTATAATGCTATTATGTTAAAAGCATTAGCAGATAGATTAGCAGAAGCATTTGCAGAACACATGCACGAAAGAGTACGAAAAGAATTTTGGGCATATGATAAAGCAGAAACGCTAAGTAACGACGAATTGATTAAAGAAAAATATCAAGGCATTCGACCAGCACCAGGATATCCAGCTTGTCCAGACCATACCGAAAAAATAACACTGTTTGAATTATTAGACGCAAAATCAAATGTAGCAATAGAATTAACCGAACACATGGCAATGTATCCAGCATCGAGTGTAAGTGGTTGGTATTTTTCGCATCCAGAAAGTAAATATTTTGGTGTAGGTAGTATTAGCAAAGACCAACTAGAAGATTATGCTAAAAGAAAAGACATTTCAGTAGAAAAAATGGAACGCTGGCTAAGCAGCAATTTGAATTATTGA
- a CDS encoding carboxymuconolactone decarboxylase family protein produces the protein MNDTAKEILEELGIETSNTKVLEQLAIADSKYLRDLKLNVKTVLKADNLSEKETHLLALAIATNNTNQVLVDAFVAKAKTLEATDAEIAEAQACASLLSANNILYRFRHFVSKEVYDNSPARLRMNIMMNPTLGKAFFELISLAVSATNGCEMCVKSHEQSVLEAGMNENQIWDAIKIASVITSLGKIVN, from the coding sequence ATGAACGATACAGCAAAAGAAATATTAGAAGAATTAGGTATTGAAACAAGCAATACCAAAGTGTTAGAACAACTAGCTATTGCAGACAGTAAATATTTAAGAGACTTAAAACTCAATGTAAAAACAGTTTTAAAAGCAGATAACTTATCTGAAAAAGAAACACATTTACTAGCATTGGCAATTGCAACCAATAATACCAATCAAGTTTTGGTAGATGCATTTGTAGCAAAAGCTAAAACACTAGAGGCAACTGATGCAGAAATTGCAGAAGCTCAAGCATGTGCATCTTTGCTAAGTGCTAATAACATTTTATATAGATTCAGACATTTTGTAAGCAAAGAAGTGTACGACAATTCACCAGCAAGATTGCGAATGAACATAATGATGAATCCAACATTAGGAAAAGCATTTTTTGAATTAATTAGCTTAGCAGTTTCAGCAACAAATGGTTGTGAAATGTGTGTAAAATCGCACGAACAGTCTGTGCTAGAAGCAGGAATGAACGAAAACCAAATTTGGGACGCTATTAAAATTGCTAGTGTAATTACTAGCTTAGGAAAAATAGTCAATTAA
- a CDS encoding homocysteine S-methyltransferase family protein, which yields MTDINTLAKQRILILDGAMGTMIQQYNLTEEDYRGVRFKNHPYPLKGNNDLLSLTRPDIIKAIHAQYFEAGADIVETNTFSGTTVAQADYHLEDVVYDINYYSAKIAKEVAQEFTAKEPNKPRFVAGAMGPTNKTLSMSPNVNDPGYRAISFDEMVTAYHQQAKALIDGGVDILLVETIFDTLNAKAALFAIQTLFEEIGKTYPVMVSGTITDASGRTLSGQTTEAFLISIAHVPLFSVGLNCALGAKELRPYLQVLSDNADFLISAYPNAGLPNEFGEYDQTPELMAQQVKEFLDLGLINVLGGCCGTTPEHIKALADLAKDYQPRNITTTV from the coding sequence ATGACAGATATTAACACACTTGCCAAACAAAGAATTTTAATACTCGACGGAGCTATGGGTACTATGATTCAACAATATAATCTAACAGAAGAAGATTATCGTGGTGTTCGTTTTAAGAATCATCCATATCCATTAAAAGGCAATAACGATTTATTATCGCTTACACGACCAGATATTATTAAGGCAATTCATGCTCAGTATTTTGAAGCAGGTGCAGATATTGTAGAAACCAATACATTTAGTGGAACTACGGTTGCTCAAGCAGATTATCACTTAGAAGATGTAGTCTACGACATCAACTATTATTCAGCAAAAATTGCAAAGGAAGTCGCACAAGAGTTTACAGCTAAAGAACCAAATAAACCACGATTTGTTGCAGGTGCAATGGGACCAACCAACAAAACGCTGTCTATGTCGCCTAATGTAAATGATCCAGGTTATAGAGCTATTTCATTCGATGAAATGGTTACGGCTTATCACCAACAAGCCAAAGCATTAATAGATGGTGGCGTAGATATTTTACTAGTAGAAACTATTTTTGATACACTCAATGCTAAAGCTGCATTATTTGCTATTCAAACACTATTTGAAGAAATTGGAAAAACATATCCTGTTATGGTTTCTGGTACTATAACAGATGCTAGTGGAAGAACACTAAGTGGACAAACAACCGAAGCGTTTTTAATTTCTATTGCTCATGTGCCTTTATTTTCTGTAGGATTAAACTGTGCTTTGGGTGCAAAAGAACTACGACCATACTTACAAGTATTGTCTGATAATGCTGACTTCTTAATTAGTGCTTATCCAAATGCTGGTTTACCAAATGAGTTTGGCGAGTACGACCAGACTCCAGAGCTAATGGCTCAACAAGTAAAAGAATTTTTAGACTTAGGTTTAATTAATGTTTTAGGTGGATGTTGTGGTACTACACCAGAGCATATTAAAGCATTGGCCGATTTAGCAAAAGACTATCAACCAAGAAATATAACAACAACTGTTTAA
- a CDS encoding hydrogen peroxide-inducible genes activator, with amino-acid sequence MDISLTQLEYAIALSNYLNFAKAAEACFVTQPTLSMQIKKLEETLGVVLFDRTKHPIVVTPIGESIINQSKIVIQELKKIERLIQSDKDKVEGQFSLAIIPTIAPYLLPYFVGSFIEKYPAVQLKITELKTDEIILALQKDEIDAGILSTPINEPNIIEEKLYYEEISVYAHIKHPLLEKKAINSKDISRNDIWLLSDGNCFRNQVINICNKKVPIQEHLLYESSSIETLKKMVEVEGGFTLLPELAVLEMNKHKMHLVRRFENPKPIREIGIVYSRSVLKKQVIDAIKAEIIDQVPIEMLENDNQKLVEWKF; translated from the coding sequence ATGGATATAAGTTTAACACAATTAGAATATGCTATTGCATTATCTAACTACTTGAATTTTGCTAAAGCAGCTGAAGCATGTTTTGTTACTCAACCAACATTGAGTATGCAAATAAAAAAGCTAGAAGAAACGCTTGGTGTTGTTTTATTTGATAGAACGAAACATCCTATTGTTGTAACGCCAATTGGAGAATCGATTATCAATCAATCGAAAATAGTGATACAAGAGTTGAAAAAAATTGAACGATTGATTCAATCAGACAAAGACAAAGTTGAAGGACAGTTTAGCTTGGCTATTATTCCTACGATTGCTCCATATTTATTGCCTTATTTTGTTGGTAGTTTTATTGAAAAATATCCAGCAGTACAATTAAAAATTACAGAGTTAAAAACCGATGAAATTATTTTAGCACTACAAAAAGATGAAATTGATGCAGGCATTCTTTCAACACCAATTAATGAACCTAATATTATAGAAGAAAAATTATACTATGAGGAAATAAGTGTATATGCTCACATCAAACACCCATTGCTAGAAAAAAAAGCGATAAACAGTAAAGATATTTCAAGAAATGATATTTGGCTGTTGAGTGATGGCAATTGTTTTAGAAATCAAGTAATTAATATTTGCAATAAAAAAGTTCCCATACAAGAGCATCTATTATATGAAAGCAGTAGTATAGAAACGCTAAAAAAAATGGTAGAAGTTGAAGGTGGTTTTACACTGCTTCCTGAATTGGCTGTGTTGGAAATGAATAAACACAAAATGCATTTAGTAAGACGATTTGAAAATCCGAAACCAATAAGAGAAATTGGCATTGTTTATAGTAGGTCTGTTTTAAAAAAACAAGTAATAGATGCTATAAAAGCAGAAATTATTGACCAAGTGCCTATTGAAATGTTAGAAAATGACAATCAGAAGTTAGTTGAATGGAAATTTTAG